From Ignisphaera aggregans DSM 17230, the proteins below share one genomic window:
- a CDS encoding transcriptional regulator, ArsR family (InterPro IPR001845~KEGG: hbu:Hbut_0073 transcriptional regulator, HTH-type~PFAM: regulatory protein ArsR~SMART: regulatory protein ArsR~SPTR: A2BIY9 Transcriptional regulator, HTH-type~PFAM: Bacterial regulatory protein, arsR family) — protein MSQEPTKVKRGIWIEGDVMYVAGEEFIEKVTSALASLTRLRILGLTFKENMGVEDLASRLNQSKANISTHVKRLEEANIVRASYIPGHRGIKKIAKPVVKEIRIILHTLAEEVEERMKEAPLPPEEPVEEGEGT, from the coding sequence ATGAGCCAAGAACCAACCAAAGTAAAACGTGGTATATGGATAGAAGGAGATGTTATGTATGTGGCAGGAGAGGAGTTCATAGAAAAAGTAACAAGTGCTTTAGCCTCTTTAACTAGGTTAAGAATTCTTGGCCTTACATTTAAAGAAAATATGGGTGTTGAAGATCTTGCAAGTAGATTAAATCAAAGCAAAGCTAATATTAGTACTCATGTGAAGAGATTAGAAGAAGCAAATATAGTTAGAGCTTCTTATATACCCGGTCATAGAGGAATAAAGAAGATAGCTAAACCTGTAGTTAAAGAGATAAGAATAATTCTACATACTCTTGCCGAGGAAGTAGAGGAGAGAATGAAGGAAGCTCCATTACCTCCTGAAGAACCTGTGGAAGAGGGGGAAGGAACATAG
- a CDS encoding conserved hypothetical protein (KEGG: hbu:Hbut_1128 hypothetical protein~SPTR: A2BLV6 Chromatin protein Cren7 2~PFAM: Chromatin protein Cren7) has product MTCTTEVKVKDPTTHLEISIAPKKVYVIKNHRGNTIKIGVFVSPKTGQLFRALLPDSYSCQ; this is encoded by the coding sequence ATGACGTGCACAACTGAGGTAAAGGTTAAAGATCCTACAACACATCTTGAAATAAGTATTGCACCAAAAAAAGTCTATGTAATAAAAAACCATAGAGGTAATACAATAAAGATAGGAGTTTTCGTAAGTCCAAAAACAGGACAATTGTTTAGAGCCCTACTACCAGATAGCTACTCATGTCAATGA
- a CDS encoding 2'-5' RNA ligase (COGs: COG1514 2'-5' RNA ligase~InterPro IPR014051:IPR004175~KEGG: pis:Pisl_0571 2'-5' RNA ligase~PFAM: Phosphoesterase HXTX~SPTR: A1RS17 2'-5' RNA ligase~TIGRFAM: 2'-5' RNA ligase~PFAM: 2',5' RNA ligase family~TIGRFAM: 2'-5' RNA ligase) — protein sequence MISMSERIRSFIAIEIEEQGVLAKIIRIKNSISDLGLDIKPVEDENIHITIRFLGEITLTTLNEIKNILNNVTKIVKPFTIGVKGIGAFPNALRPRVIWVGISEGFDNLVAIRKYVDNEIMRLKLIDVHRDEHEFSPHITIARVKSLRNINKFIEFYQSYKDFEFGVSPVSKIKLKQSTLTPRGPIYKDIHVVNLM from the coding sequence GTGATAAGTATGAGCGAACGTATTAGATCTTTTATAGCGATAGAAATTGAGGAACAAGGGGTTTTAGCAAAAATAATCAGGATAAAGAATTCTATATCAGATCTTGGTTTAGATATTAAACCTGTTGAGGATGAGAATATTCATATTACAATAAGATTTCTAGGAGAGATAACTCTTACCACACTTAATGAAATTAAGAATATTTTAAACAATGTAACAAAAATAGTTAAACCATTTACAATAGGTGTAAAGGGTATTGGAGCATTTCCAAATGCATTACGACCTCGTGTAATATGGGTTGGCATTAGTGAAGGTTTTGATAATCTTGTTGCAATAAGGAAGTATGTAGATAATGAAATAATGAGACTAAAGTTAATCGATGTTCATAGAGATGAACATGAGTTCTCACCACATATAACAATTGCAAGAGTAAAAAGCTTAAGAAATATCAATAAATTCATAGAGTTTTATCAGTCATATAAAGATTTTGAATTTGGTGTATCACCTGTATCCAAGATTAAATTAAAGCAAAGTACCTTAACCCCAAGAGGACCTATATATAAGGATATTCATGTAGTAAATTTAATGTGA
- a CDS encoding CCA-adding enzyme (COGs: COG1746 tRNA nucleotidyltransferase (CCA-adding enzyme)~InterPro IPR002934:IPR015329:IPR006116:IPR008229~KEGG: smr:Smar_1232 tRNA CCA-pyrophosphorylase~PFAM: tRNA nucleotidyltransferase, substrate binding domain protein; DNA polymerase beta domain protein region~PRIAM: tRNA adenylyltransferase~SPTR: A3DNW4 tRNA adenylyltransferase~TIGRFAM: CCA-adding enzyme~PFAM: Nucleotidyltransferase domain; tRNA nucleotidyltransferase, second domain~TIGRFAM: CCA-adding enzyme) codes for MDIDKIINDIISEILKYIKPTKEEYEKLLGIYEFVRDRIAKCIEGHFAEITLQGSVAKDTFIRGESDIDIFVLFNPTKYEDKWFEENFLPKIVNCFKEFKSIIQYAAHPYITLYVDGVEVNIVPAYKVSSPQQIKSAVDRTPFHTSYINSKLSERQKDEVRVFKYLLKSWNIYGAEIETRGFSGYLTELLIVAYGSLSELLKAATTWIPFKTCIDIEKYYPSTRDCLRKFRRSVFIVVDPVDKERNVAAAVSLKSFSIFKLLASAFLRKPTIELFSSAPRETLDTQELVNLVNKRSEDINSCILGIEYEVLNKVPDIVWGQLRRAERVLRNVLKSYGEKYIYIDTWLSKDLQKAIIFIEILGCKNKYHLHIGPPAYETINALNFIIKNSDAIVGPWIEENGRLYCLRRKRYDYATIIRNALENINLTALKMTKIISDDELDLLPLNDNEFRVWFTEFLMRKKISKLGKIPILKL; via the coding sequence ATGGATATAGATAAGATAATTAATGATATAATATCTGAAATACTCAAGTATATAAAACCGACAAAGGAGGAATACGAAAAGCTGTTAGGGATATATGAGTTTGTAAGAGATAGGATTGCAAAATGTATCGAAGGACATTTTGCTGAGATAACATTGCAAGGTTCTGTAGCAAAGGATACATTTATTAGGGGGGAATCGGATATCGACATCTTTGTTTTATTTAATCCTACTAAATATGAAGATAAATGGTTTGAAGAGAACTTTCTTCCCAAAATTGTGAATTGTTTTAAGGAATTCAAGAGCATTATTCAGTATGCTGCTCATCCATATATCACACTATATGTGGATGGTGTTGAGGTGAATATAGTACCTGCATATAAAGTTTCTTCTCCTCAGCAAATAAAAAGTGCTGTTGACAGAACACCTTTTCATACTAGCTATATAAATTCAAAACTTTCAGAGAGACAAAAGGATGAGGTTAGGGTATTTAAGTATCTCTTAAAGTCTTGGAACATATATGGCGCTGAAATTGAAACTAGGGGGTTCTCAGGCTATCTTACAGAGCTATTAATAGTAGCATATGGATCACTATCTGAACTCCTTAAGGCGGCAACTACATGGATTCCCTTTAAAACATGTATTGATATTGAAAAGTATTATCCTAGTACAAGGGACTGTTTAAGAAAATTTAGAAGGAGTGTGTTCATAGTTGTTGATCCTGTGGATAAGGAGAGAAATGTAGCAGCAGCTGTATCACTAAAAAGTTTCTCAATATTTAAGCTCCTTGCTAGTGCTTTCTTAAGAAAACCAACAATAGAATTATTCTCATCAGCTCCGAGAGAGACTTTAGATACCCAAGAATTAGTTAATTTAGTAAATAAGAGATCTGAGGATATCAACAGTTGTATACTCGGTATAGAATATGAGGTGTTGAATAAAGTACCTGATATAGTTTGGGGTCAATTAAGACGTGCTGAAAGAGTTTTACGAAATGTTCTCAAATCTTATGGAGAAAAATACATCTATATAGATACTTGGTTAAGTAAAGATTTGCAAAAGGCTATAATATTTATTGAGATCCTAGGCTGTAAAAACAAATACCACCTTCATATTGGGCCACCAGCTTATGAAACTATAAATGCATTGAATTTTATTATAAAGAATAGCGATGCTATAGTAGGACCTTGGATAGAAGAGAATGGTAGACTTTATTGCTTAAGGAGAAAACGTTATGACTATGCTACTATTATTAGGAATGCATTAGAAAATATCAATTTAACGGCCTTAAAGATGACTAAGATTATTAGTGATGATGAATTAGATTTATTACCTCTAAATGACAATGAGTTTAGAGTCTGGTTTACAGAATTTTTAATGCGAAAAAAGATTTCAAAGCTTGGAAAGATACCTATCTTGAAACTTTAA
- a CDS encoding conserved hypothetical protein (KEGG: sai:Saci_1290 hypothetical protein~SPTR: Q4J998 Conserved protein): protein MPIIYKCSKCDHTIYVFMRAGQDYYGVPSPSELIVKVGNVCPNCKKPIEPSVDISRVIIKVSR from the coding sequence ATGCCTATAATATATAAGTGTAGCAAATGTGATCATACAATCTATGTATTTATGAGAGCTGGTCAAGACTATTATGGAGTGCCTTCACCCTCAGAACTTATTGTAAAAGTGGGAAATGTTTGTCCCAATTGCAAAAAACCGATAGAACCAAGTGTTGATATCTCTAGAGTGATAATTAAAGTTTCAAGATAG
- a CDS encoding hypothetical protein (KEGG: dka:DKAM_0686 hypothetical protein~SPTR: B8D4I1 Putative uncharacterized protein) — MSICYKYIVKVGEKEIEIDDKVVKILNVYAKTDMSLEKLAEELGLESWEEAYEFVKKVPSWIIWTPSLLWKRELEKCSSAKDVKIVKL; from the coding sequence ATGAGCATATGTTATAAATATATAGTAAAAGTAGGTGAGAAAGAGATAGAAATTGATGATAAGGTTGTAAAGATCTTAAATGTATATGCTAAAACTGATATGAGTCTTGAAAAATTAGCCGAAGAACTAGGTCTTGAAAGCTGGGAAGAAGCATATGAATTCGTAAAAAAAGTTCCATCGTGGATTATATGGACTCCATCATTACTATGGAAACGAGAACTAGAAAAATGTAGTTCGGCTAAGGATGTAAAGATAGTAAAACTCTAG
- a CDS encoding replicative DNA helicase Mcm (COGs: COG1241 ATPase involved in replication control Cdc46/Mcm family~InterPro IPR001208:IPR011704:IPR003593~KEGG: hbu:Hbut_0903 minichromosome maintenance complex~PFAM: MCM family protein; ATPase associated with various cellular activities AAA_5~SMART: MCM family protein; AAA ATPase~SPTR: A2BL91 Minichromosome maintenance complex~PFAM: MCM2/3/5 family) has translation MATTLKTTPIQDFLSMIDDFIKNFKDENRVLKYREAIRKMIIEGKNDIEISFNDILSYSTDLANFIVENPEIAIERFANVIKELIENEAPDYIEKIPRVLPRFRDLPILFKIRDIKSILIGKLVAIEGIVVRATPPKQKLIEAVFEHECGAQVTVPVIGETIEKPPICRACNRASGSWRLLEDKSRFRDFQRIVIQEKPEEIPAGRMPRSLEVDVYDDLVDIARPGDRVIVIGILKLRSSSTTRRLKSLYDAYIEANNIIVSQRMLEEIEITPEDEEKIIELSKDPLIRRKIISSIAPAIYGMWDIKEAIALLLFGGVPKVLSDNTRIRGDIHVLIIGDPGTAKSQLLQYVSRLAPRAIYTTGKGATAAGLTAAVIREKQTGEYYLEAGALVLADGGVACIDEIDKMREEDRVAIHEAMEQQTISIAKAGIVARLNARTAVLAAGNPRYGRYLPNRSVTENVNLPPTILSRFDLIFVLRDIPNVDHDLRLARHIATVHSISENIRPIIDIDLLRKYIAYARKFVRPVLTEEARRLIEDFFVEMRKRSLESPDSPITITARQLEALIRLAEAHARMALKDRVTEEDAAEAIRLMKSMLESVGLDVESGEVDIDTIMTGKPKSQRERMLIIEEIIRSISKDEGCAKIKNILSKAREQKIDEKFVEEALSKMRREGIIYEVRDGCYAVVT, from the coding sequence ATGGCTACAACACTTAAAACCACTCCTATACAAGACTTTCTCTCAATGATTGACGATTTTATAAAGAATTTTAAGGACGAAAATCGTGTGTTAAAGTATAGGGAAGCAATTCGTAAAATGATTATTGAAGGTAAAAATGATATTGAAATAAGTTTTAATGATATTTTAAGCTATTCAACTGATTTAGCTAATTTTATTGTTGAAAATCCCGAGATAGCTATAGAGAGATTTGCTAATGTAATAAAAGAACTAATAGAAAATGAAGCTCCTGACTATATCGAAAAGATTCCTAGAGTATTACCACGTTTTCGAGATCTCCCCATACTTTTTAAGATCAGGGATATCAAAAGCATTTTGATAGGTAAGCTAGTTGCTATTGAAGGTATTGTTGTACGTGCAACACCCCCTAAGCAAAAGCTTATTGAAGCTGTTTTTGAGCATGAGTGTGGAGCTCAAGTTACTGTACCTGTAATTGGTGAAACAATTGAAAAACCTCCAATATGTAGAGCTTGTAATAGAGCTTCAGGTTCATGGAGATTATTAGAAGATAAATCGAGATTTAGAGACTTTCAAAGAATCGTAATTCAAGAGAAACCTGAAGAGATACCTGCTGGTCGTATGCCTAGATCATTAGAGGTAGATGTATATGATGATTTAGTAGATATTGCAAGACCTGGTGATAGGGTTATTGTTATTGGTATATTGAAATTACGATCTTCTTCTACCACCCGTAGGCTAAAAAGTCTTTATGATGCATATATCGAAGCTAATAATATAATTGTATCGCAAAGAATGCTGGAGGAAATAGAGATAACTCCTGAAGATGAGGAAAAGATTATTGAGCTCTCAAAAGATCCATTAATAAGAAGAAAGATTATTAGTTCTATAGCTCCAGCAATATATGGTATGTGGGATATAAAAGAGGCAATAGCACTTCTACTCTTTGGCGGAGTGCCTAAGGTATTAAGTGATAATACTAGAATTCGTGGTGATATTCATGTACTTATTATAGGTGATCCAGGTACTGCTAAATCTCAATTACTTCAATATGTATCTAGACTTGCTCCTAGGGCTATCTATACTACAGGTAAGGGTGCTACTGCAGCAGGATTAACAGCAGCTGTAATTAGAGAGAAACAGACGGGTGAATACTATTTAGAGGCAGGTGCATTAGTTCTTGCTGATGGAGGTGTTGCATGTATTGATGAAATTGATAAAATGAGAGAAGAAGATAGGGTAGCAATACATGAAGCAATGGAACAACAGACTATTTCTATAGCAAAAGCAGGAATCGTAGCTAGATTAAATGCTAGAACAGCTGTACTAGCTGCTGGAAATCCTAGATATGGAAGATACTTACCAAATAGATCTGTAACAGAGAATGTCAATCTTCCGCCAACCATTCTTTCAAGATTTGACTTAATATTTGTGTTAAGAGATATACCTAATGTGGATCATGATCTGAGACTTGCTAGACATATAGCTACAGTACACAGCATCTCAGAAAATATTAGACCTATTATCGATATAGATCTATTGAGGAAGTATATAGCATATGCAAGGAAATTCGTTAGACCTGTTTTAACAGAAGAAGCACGTAGACTGATAGAGGATTTCTTTGTAGAAATGAGAAAACGAAGTTTAGAATCTCCTGATTCCCCTATAACAATTACAGCAAGACAATTAGAAGCATTAATAAGATTAGCTGAAGCACATGCTAGAATGGCACTAAAAGATAGAGTAACAGAAGAAGATGCAGCAGAAGCTATTAGATTAATGAAAAGTATGCTTGAAAGTGTTGGACTTGACGTAGAAAGTGGTGAGGTTGATATAGATACCATTATGACAGGTAAACCAAAATCACAAAGAGAGAGAATGCTTATAATAGAGGAGATTATTCGTAGTATTTCAAAGGATGAAGGATGTGCTAAAATTAAAAATATATTATCTAAAGCCCGAGAACAAAAGATTGATGAAAAATTTGTTGAAGAAGCATTAAGTAAAATGAGAAGAGAAGGTATAATATATGAGGTTCGTGATGGTTGTTATGCTGTAGTAACATAA